A segment of the Bacteroidia bacterium genome:
CAAATCAGGTGTACAAGCAAAACAAGGGATGCCTAAGGATTGTAAATATTCTGCATGATAACGGTCATAGCTGGGCGCACCTTCATCATCTAACGCTAACAAAGTAATAAGTTTAACATTGTTTTGTACTAATGCCTGACAGCGGCTAAGCATTTCTTTAGAATCCCCTCCTTCATACAAATCGCTGACAAGTACTAGTACTGTATCTTCGGGTCTAACAATCTTTCCTTCACAGTAAGCTAACGCACGATTGATGTCTGTACCTCCACCTACATCTATCCCAAATAAAAGTTCAACGGGGTCATCAAGCTCATCTGTCAGGTCTACAATTTCTGTGTCAAAAATAATCAAATGAGTTTTGAGAGTTGGAATAGAAGCCATTACACAAGCAAAAATAGAAGAATAAACTACTGAATTTGACATAGAACCGCTTCGGTCTATACATAAAAATAGATGCTTCAACCCATGCCTTTTATGCCCAAAACCGTAACGTTTTTCAGGAATAATAGTATTGTATTCATGCTGATAATGCTTGAGATTAGCACGAATGGTTCTGTGCCAATTTATTTCGTTATGCCTTGGTCGTAAAGTAACTATACTTTTGTTAATTGCACCTCTTATGGCATTTTCTGTATGCTGGTGTAACCTCTTAATCAATTCTTGCACTATTTTCTCAACTATGGCTCGAGCAGATTCTTTTTTCTCTTTGGATAAACTTTTACTCAATTTTACAAGAATTGAAACGAGGTTGATATCAGGTTCAATGTTTTCAATAACTTTGGGATCGCTAAGCAGAATCTTTTCTATACCGAATTTTTCTATAGCGTCTTGCTGCATAACTTGAACCAGTTCATGGTTAAAATATGTGCGTACATCGCCTAACCATTTGTTAATACCCGATGCTCCTTTAAACTTTTCTCGCTTTTTAGTTTGTTTTTTAGAAGTTTGTTGTACTTCCTTTTGACCATCGTTTGATTGATATTCTTGATTTTTTTGTCCCTCTTCGTCGCATGAATTATTGTCATTTTTAGATTTGCCATACAAAAAGCTGATACATTCATCTATGTGCTTCCAATCGTCTTGCAAGTCTTCTTGGACTGTACCAAGTAACAGGTCCCACTTTTGTGTTAGGGTTAAATTCATAGTAGCAATTTAATAGATTATACAGAAATTACCAAAACTTTTGGAAAGAACAGCCACTTTGAGTTAGCGACTAGCCCATCAATAAATAACTGATTTTCAATGAACTTGAATTTTTTTTACAGCTGTAAAATTACCGTCTGTTACCCGCACTACGTACAACCCCTTTGCTTGGTAGTTAAAATTAAACTGCTTTTGATAAAGCTTATCCTGACTTTGGGTAACAACTTCTTTAAATACCTCTTGTCCAAGTATGTTATGTACAGTAACCACTACACAGTTGCTAAATATAGGATACACAACTTCAAATGTTCCATTACTAGGATTTGGAAACACTTGTAAATTGAAACTGTTATCTATTAGTTTGTCTTCAATATGAATAGATGCAGGGCAAGCAATAGGCATAATCGCAAGAGCGAGATTCATATCCCAAGAGGAAGAGCTGGAGAAGGGGTACCAGTCGCCGTCATTAAACTGTTCCCAAGCAATGCCTGGATTAGTATCCCCATCAGAGTTGCTCAAGACTGCCACAGTATCCGAAGGATATGCATAATTACTTCCTGACATTTCAAACGAAAAACCCGCATAGAAAGTACTTCCTACGCTTATCGCGGAAGTAAAATTAACTACTGTATATTGCCCCGAAGAAACATGCGAACCAATAACAGACATATTTAACGGTACAGAAATTAAAGGTGTGCTTGCAGGTTTTCCTCCGCTTTCATTCCAAAGTCTTACATTGATTTTGTTATTAGGGTTAGTATAATGTCCTCTTACAAACTTAAAAATAATCCCTTTAACTTGGTTTAATGCAGAGGGATGGTCTGAAAAATAATTAGCTTTTGATCGGTCTTTGTATGAGTTCATTCCACTAACATACCCCCAATTACCTGAACCCACCAGTTTGTACAATGCTGGTGTACCTGGAAAAGGGTAAAGCAAAGTATCACAAGTAGTAGGTCCTCCACCGCTACTTCCTGAACAATTCGTAGCGCTTGAAGTGGTTAAAGATGCTCTGGGTCCTGTCAAAGCTGCTCGCATTCTTGCTTTCTGCCCTGCGGTGAACATGTACATGCAAGCATCATCCGTGTAGTCCATGTAGTTCATAAACATAATTCCTGGGCTGGAAGGTTGGCAAGCATCAGTAAGAGGAAAAGTTGGACATCCACTACTTTCTTCATCTTGAGTTGGAGTGTCAGCAACAAAGTCGTCTGGCGAACAGCCTGAGTCATCACCCCAAATATGGCGTAAGTTCAAGTAATGTCCTACTTCATGAGTACCTGTACGCCCTTTGTTATATGGGGCTACAGCACCTGTTTTACCTACAAAACGATAGTTCAAAACTACCCCATCGGTAGCAGGATCCCCACCTGGAAATTGGGCATACCCTAATAAACTTGAACCTAAATCACAAATCCATATATTGAGGTATTTTTGAGTATTCCATGCGTCTTTACCCCCAGTGGAGCTGTACTTTACGTCGTTAGAGGTTATACTGAATGAGCTTTTAGTAGTAGGTGTGCGAGTAATACCTGTGGTTGGATTGCCATTCGGATCCTTAGTGGCTAAACAAAAACGTATTTCAGTGTCCACATGTAAAGACTTAAACGCAGTCGGAACTAAACCTGCATCCGAATTTGTCTTACTAAAGTCTTGATTCAATACATCTAACTGCTCCATAATCCTAGTGTTTGATATATTTTCTGTAGCATTTTCATACACAACATGAAAAACCACAGGAATAGTGATAATACTGCTACTTTTGAAGTTTTCTGCATTTTTTATGTATTCTTGGGTATACCTTTCTATGCGTTCTATATTTTTAGCATATTCAGGATCATTTTTGAGCAAATGGCGATGCAACTCCATAGTACCGCAGGTTCTTTTAGGAGGTACAGGTTCGTGAACCGCTTCACTTGTTCCCTGGAAAAGTACATTTTGTACTCTACATTTGGTTTGAGCAAAAATATGATGCCCAAACAAAATACTACATAGTGAAAAAATAAGTACCCTTTTCATAAATTCTTTGAATGTACAAACAAATATACTAAAAAAATTGAACCGTTTGACACTTTTTGACAGTTTTGTTTCAAAATTTTAATGATCTTACCTAACAGTAGCATAAAATATCAAATCAACTTCAATCAAGATATTTTTGCATGTTCAGTAAAGATTTTACAGCTACTCTTGAACAACTTCAAATTCGATTCGCCTATTTTTAGCCCTGCCTTCGGGAGTATTGTTATCTGCTATGGGTTTGGTATTTCCAAAACCTTTGTAAGAGATACGCTCTGCTTTTATTCCTTTTTTAATTAGCCAATCTGCTACAGCTTTAGCTCGGTTTTCTGACAATCTTTGATTGTAATCTGGTGTACTGCCAATGTCTGTGTGTCCCTGTATCTGTATAGTCAAACTTGGATTAGCTCTAAGATAATGGTACACTTTTTCTAATTCAGGATAAGAGTTAGGTAAAAGCTCCCAACTGCTGGGCTTGAAATAAACGTGGTTTAAAATAATCTTTTGTCCTTTTTTAATGTCCATAGGAATGTCTACCAAAGTATCTTTTGGTATGCTTTGAGCTATTGGCTTAGGAGCTTCCTTAGCTTTTTCTTCTTTGGGCTGTTCTTTTTTAGGTTCTACTGCTACAGGTTCAGGTGGTTTTACGTAAGGTTTAAAAACTATGATTGTACCAGGTTTGCAGGGTCCAAAGCTTGAATATCCTGTCCAAGGACCTTTGAGCTGCCATTTATCATTCTCTAAAGATAAGGTTAAAGTGCCTTTTTTCAAGCAATACTGCGTATTGGGCAAAGCCTTTTCCTTCATAATTTCGTACTCCTCAAAAAATAACTGATTATCTTTTACCGTTCCTCGCAGCTTGATGGTAGCAAAAACATCTTTCATATTAGGCAGTTCTATATAAGTAGCTCCTTTTACACGGTTTCCTTGTTGAATTAGACTTATTTGAAAATTATATTCAGGACTTACTCCCCCTGCTTCTTGGTACAATTTACCAACCCACTCGCCTGAAAAATCTGCTTGCTGTGCCAATAATCGTACCGTAAAAAGTACAACAAGCAAGAACATCAAAATTTTCATTTTGAATATCATATATTTTGCTTTTCAAGCATGTATACAAATATACAAAAAAAGTACTAACTTATATCTGTGAATAATACTGAAATGCCCAGTTGATTATCAGCAAAATAGAAATTATAGATAATTTTATCCTGTGTTGATGAGCGAAAGAGAGTCCCACAGCGGCTAAGTAAACTAAATATGGTAAAGCCAAGTAAACATAATTTGTTCCTGTAAGAAAAACAAAAAAAGTAGCTAAGAAAGCTAAAAAGATAACTACTGCCCAAAAGTGTTTTTTTAAGTCTTTTATGCCCAAATAAACTCCTAAAAGTCCAAAGACTTGCACAAAAAACAAAAAAGGCAAGCTGTACCACTGCCAAAATCTACTGCTTGGGGTAATCGGATAAGGGGCAAAATCTCTACCTGTTTTTGAATATCCTGTTTGGTATAAAACCCAAGCTCCGCGCGGACTAAATGTTCTGCTAATTTTTAATAAATTATTTCTAAATGCTAATAAAGGATGTTTTTTAATAAATGTCCATGCGCGTGCTCGGCACACTTGCTCACGTTCTAATTCTGTATATCCCTCTAAAAAAGTATGATCATATAAATATGAACTCTTACCTCCATAAGCTCCTTTACTTTGTTGATGATTACCTAAGTAAAAGTTCCATTGTGTATTAGTATGAACCCAAACAAATTTATCTAACAATGTATAATTACGCAAACTCCAAGG
Coding sequences within it:
- a CDS encoding VWA domain-containing protein; this translates as MNLTLTQKWDLLLGTVQEDLQDDWKHIDECISFLYGKSKNDNNSCDEEGQKNQEYQSNDGQKEVQQTSKKQTKKREKFKGASGINKWLGDVRTYFNHELVQVMQQDAIEKFGIEKILLSDPKVIENIEPDINLVSILVKLSKSLSKEKKESARAIVEKIVQELIKRLHQHTENAIRGAINKSIVTLRPRHNEINWHRTIRANLKHYQHEYNTIIPEKRYGFGHKRHGLKHLFLCIDRSGSMSNSVVYSSIFACVMASIPTLKTHLIIFDTEIVDLTDELDDPVELLFGIDVGGGTDINRALAYCEGKIVRPEDTVLVLVSDLYEGGDSKEMLSRCQALVQNNVKLITLLALDDEGAPSYDRYHAEYLQSLGIPCFACTPDLFPDMMAAAITGGTESVHAWAKDNIFQPKEN
- a CDS encoding M43 family zinc metalloprotease; protein product: MKRVLIFSLCSILFGHHIFAQTKCRVQNVLFQGTSEAVHEPVPPKRTCGTMELHRHLLKNDPEYAKNIERIERYTQEYIKNAENFKSSSIITIPVVFHVVYENATENISNTRIMEQLDVLNQDFSKTNSDAGLVPTAFKSLHVDTEIRFCLATKDPNGNPTTGITRTPTTKSSFSITSNDVKYSSTGGKDAWNTQKYLNIWICDLGSSLLGYAQFPGGDPATDGVVLNYRFVGKTGAVAPYNKGRTGTHEVGHYLNLRHIWGDDSGCSPDDFVADTPTQDEESSGCPTFPLTDACQPSSPGIMFMNYMDYTDDACMYMFTAGQKARMRAALTGPRASLTTSSATNCSGSSGGGPTTCDTLLYPFPGTPALYKLVGSGNWGYVSGMNSYKDRSKANYFSDHPSALNQVKGIIFKFVRGHYTNPNNKINVRLWNESGGKPASTPLISVPLNMSVIGSHVSSGQYTVVNFTSAISVGSTFYAGFSFEMSGSNYAYPSDTVAVLSNSDGDTNPGIAWEQFNDGDWYPFSSSSSWDMNLALAIMPIACPASIHIEDKLIDNSFNLQVFPNPSNGTFEVVYPIFSNCVVVTVHNILGQEVFKEVVTQSQDKLYQKQFNFNYQAKGLYVVRVTDGNFTAVKKIQVH
- a CDS encoding OmpA family protein; the encoded protein is MLVVLFTVRLLAQQADFSGEWVGKLYQEAGGVSPEYNFQISLIQQGNRVKGATYIELPNMKDVFATIKLRGTVKDNQLFFEEYEIMKEKALPNTQYCLKKGTLTLSLENDKWQLKGPWTGYSSFGPCKPGTIIVFKPYVKPPEPVAVEPKKEQPKEEKAKEAPKPIAQSIPKDTLVDIPMDIKKGQKIILNHVYFKPSSWELLPNSYPELEKVYHYLRANPSLTIQIQGHTDIGSTPDYNQRLSENRAKAVADWLIKKGIKAERISYKGFGNTKPIADNNTPEGRAKNRRIEFEVVQE
- a CDS encoding glycosyltransferase family 39 protein, translating into MVLRITEYGLFFLIAVIIRLILFGLNYDVFTSPPTATDSFGYYQRAINLTLYHTYTFPEKDNEVAFWTPGYPFLMFIVFKVFGIRISVLLLVQILMGSASLTLLYLWIQKYTDTYPCFKFFLLLFPDFILYDMQILTQCLFNTMLLVTVYLIHTQKWINYPYAIVAGLSLGYTILIKSVATFILVVFAIYVIAYHRKHASKGILLIATAILSVLPWSLRNYTLLDKFVWVHTNTQWNFYLGNHQQSKGAYGGKSSYLYDHTFLEGYTELEREQVCRARAWTFIKKHPLLAFRNNLLKISRTFSPRGAWVLYQTGYSKTGRDFAPYPITPSSRFWQWYSLPFLFFVQVFGLLGVYLGIKDLKKHFWAVVIFLAFLATFFVFLTGTNYVYLALPYLVYLAAVGLSFAHQHRIKLSIISILLIINWAFQYYSQI